CTGGTATGCGGGTCGTATCGACGAGGCGGATACGGTGTTTCGCGCGGCGATTGCGCGAGACTCCAGCGCGGTAGTCGTTGCGAGGGGACTTTTCATGATGTACGTCACCACGGGTCGCACTCAGGATGCGTCAGCGTTGCTGGCTGCACAGCATGACACGTCTTCACTGAATCATGCCCTGGTACGGGCTCGGAGCGACCCGGCCGCGCGCACTGCGGCGCTCGCCTTGTTGGGCCGACTAAGAGCGCAGCGCCTACCTGGAAAGCCCGGCATTAAAGTGGCCCAGTGGTACGCCGTCTTGGGGGAGCGCGAGACCGCGCTGGCGATGCTCGAGCAGGCAGCCGCCGAACAGAACCCGGCGCTTGAGATGATCAAAGTCGAGCCCGTCTGGGACTCCGTGCGTCACGACCCCCGATTCGCCGCCGTCGTGAGGCAAATCGGACTGTCGCCGTGACGAATCGGACTGTCGCCGTGACCGTAATGTGGGCACTAGGGGAAGCAGAAGCAGAATCACTGCGGTGATTGCGTGACAACAGTCAGCTCGTCCTTGGCCGATGCCATCCGCGATCGCTACGTGACGGTGGCGGCACTCGCGACGTCCACCAGCGGCCGCTGGGCGTTCACCACGATGTCCTGAAGCTCGAAGGCCTGGGGCTCGATTCTGGTCTCTCCCAACGAGGTAGTCCGGCCTAAGCGCACAACCACGTTATCGAAGCGCACCGGACGGTAACCCACCAGAGCCAGGCGTACCTGGTAGGTCCCGACCGGCAGGTCCTGCAGCCGGAAGTAGCCCCGGGCGTCGGTCTCAGCTGCCCGCGACTGCTGGAGGTTCGGACTGCTCGCGGCGACGCGAACCGAGACAGCGGGGCTGGCCTCGGCCGTCAACACTCTGCCCTCAATGTGGCCAGTCGCATCCTGCGCCGAAGCGCTGGCAGCCCAGCCAAGGAGGGTCACGAAGACGGGCCGCACATAGCGAACCATGTCAACCTCATCCAACGATCGATGGAGTCTTCGGCCTTGGTGGCTCGCGCAGCAGACGGCTCACCAAGACTGCCGACGATCCCTCAGGCAGGAAAAGAGCGAGTCGAGCTTCGCGGCGCGCTGGTCGCATTTCGTACATGGACTTAATCCGAACAGGCTGGTCATGGTTTCGTCATGTCCCCCAGCCTATTGGCCCCCAGCCCGAATCCTATTCGAACCCATGCTCAACTCAGAAGCCGCCGGAAACCGCGGATCCGGAGGAGGTGTATTGGCGAAGCGCCAGGCGTCGATGAACCGGATGATGTGCTCGTCGGCGTTCTGGAGAATGGTGGGGGCCAAGGATGCGCTATCTCCCACCAGGAGTCCGCAGCTTCGCCAGGTGGAGACCACTGCGTAGGCCATATGTGTCGGCGTCGTGAGGCGGGGAATTCTCACCATCTGCGATGCCTGCAGACAGGACGATGCGGCAAAGCCGAGCGCCCGGCCACTCGAGTCTTTGGTCTGTATGACCATATAGAGAAGGTCCAGGCTCGCCTGCGACCCGTCTCGCAGGTCGTTGTTGGTCTGGACCCGGATGCCTTCCCGA
The Gemmatimonadales bacterium genome window above contains:
- a CDS encoding bacterial transcriptional activator domain-containing protein; translated protein: LADAYALSQVWSIQTLPRDTAFAWAKAAALRAIALDSTLAEPHASLNQILRYGYWDWTGSEREVRRAIALDPNYATAHQWLAEHLLDMDRLNEAIAEARAAVQLDPLAQMPQNILGAALWYAGRIDEADTVFRAAIARDSSAVVVARGLFMMYVTTGRTQDASALLAAQHDTSSLNHALVRARSDPAARTAALALLGRLRAQRLPGKPGIKVAQWYAVLGERETALAMLEQAAAEQNPALEMIKVEPVWDSVRHDPRFAAVVRQIGLSP
- a CDS encoding carboxypeptidase-like regulatory domain-containing protein, translating into MVRYVRPVFVTLLGWAASASAQDATGHIEGRVLTAEASPAVSVRVAASSPNLQQSRAAETDARGYFRLQDLPVGTYQVRLALVGYRPVRFDNVVVRLGRTTSLGETRIEPQAFELQDIVVNAQRPLVDVASAATVT